A window of the Streptomyces luomodiensis genome harbors these coding sequences:
- a CDS encoding acyl-CoA thioesterase produces the protein MNDALQGLLDLLDLEQIEEDIFRGTSDAAPLVPRVFGGQVAAQALVAAGRTVPEDRSAHSLHAYFLRPGDPGAPIVYTVDRIRDGRSFTTRRVVAVQHGQPIFHLSASFQLYEDGLEHQERMPDVPDPLSLPTAAELLPRYEHLFAGPGVTERMLQARAAVDLRYVDEPPFGSVGRPREPKSQVWFRTNGKLDGVADHPLLHVCLATYVSDMTLLDSVLLAHGRGGWAVGDIVGASLDHAMWFHRPFRVDDWLLYDQESPSASGGRGLAKGRIFTADGRLAVSVIQEGVMRVPREKK, from the coding sequence ATGAATGACGCACTTCAGGGACTCCTCGATCTGCTCGACCTCGAGCAGATCGAGGAGGACATCTTCCGCGGCACCAGCGACGCCGCACCCCTCGTACCGCGGGTCTTCGGCGGTCAGGTCGCCGCCCAGGCCCTGGTCGCCGCGGGCCGTACCGTCCCCGAGGACCGCTCGGCACATTCGCTGCACGCGTACTTCCTGCGGCCCGGCGATCCCGGGGCGCCCATCGTCTACACCGTCGACCGGATCCGGGACGGCCGCTCCTTCACCACCCGCCGGGTGGTCGCCGTCCAGCACGGGCAGCCCATCTTCCACCTCTCGGCCTCCTTCCAGCTCTACGAGGACGGCCTCGAGCACCAGGAGCGGATGCCGGACGTACCGGACCCGCTCTCCCTGCCGACCGCCGCGGAGCTGCTGCCCCGGTACGAGCACCTCTTCGCCGGCCCCGGCGTGACCGAGCGGATGCTCCAGGCGCGGGCCGCGGTCGATCTGCGGTACGTGGACGAGCCGCCCTTCGGCAGCGTTGGACGGCCGCGTGAGCCCAAGTCGCAGGTTTGGTTCCGGACCAACGGCAAACTGGACGGCGTCGCCGACCACCCCTTGCTCCACGTCTGCCTGGCGACCTATGTCTCCGACATGACGCTGCTGGACTCCGTGCTGCTCGCCCATGGGCGCGGCGGCTGGGCGGTCGGCGACATCGTCGGGGCCAGCCTGGACCACGCCATGTGGTTCCACCGGCCGTTCCGGGTGGACGACTGGCTGCTGTACGACCAGGAGAGCCCCTCCGCGTCCGGCGGGCGCGGTCTCGCGAAGGGCCGCATCTTCACCGCCGACGGGCGGCTGGCCGTCTCCGTGATCCAGGAAGGGGTCATGCGGGTACCGCGCGAGAAGAAGTGA